One window from the genome of Natronomonas pharaonis DSM 2160 encodes:
- the flaJ gene encoding archaellar assembly protein FlaJ has translation MGVAERSAQLTDLVGSILDAYDRMEMDAKTYVLAVLLPTTVLFLGSIVLALVWQTILLVRLLFPLLGAVLLGAGVAYPKLAMDQRRIEMENRFHLLVTHMTVLSTTNIDRMEVFRKLSKEEEYGELTVEMRRIVQLVDTWNQSLDDALRRRAKEVPSDSLTDLFDRLAYTLGAGQEMSDFLFEEQGVMIENYKTIYQQSLENLDVMKDLYLSMVLSMTFALVFAVVLPILTATNPTWTVAAVIAMFVFVQVGFFLVIRALVPHDPLWYIEEGYRTRSKQKLVGSSVLAVVLFLLIVLVMTASSFGVAPFDSLVPMASIPTPLYLAIPTLPFLIPAIVFRRQEKAIIERDEEFPSFIRALGASESAKQSTTSTVLKTLRKKDFGALTPNVDDLYRRLNMRINTERAWRYFAEDTNSYIIQKFSEMYLIGRSMGGNPKMLGELISENMNELCQLREQRRQVTVTLIGLLYGISAASAFAFFTGLEIAIIMAGFDLEMGTAQFDFGQLLHTEMYNVPLLRYLLLLVILFNAVMSALTIRVADGGHYGNAFLHFVALVWVGCMTAFATESLISMLLDIDL, from the coding sequence ATGGGCGTCGCCGAGCGCAGCGCCCAACTGACCGACCTCGTCGGCTCCATCCTCGATGCGTACGACAGGATGGAGATGGACGCCAAGACCTACGTCTTGGCGGTGCTGTTGCCGACGACGGTGCTTTTTCTCGGCAGCATCGTGCTGGCGTTGGTCTGGCAGACGATACTGCTGGTGCGGCTGCTGTTTCCCCTCCTCGGGGCGGTCCTGCTCGGTGCTGGCGTCGCCTACCCGAAACTCGCGATGGACCAGCGCCGCATCGAGATGGAAAACCGGTTCCACCTGCTCGTGACGCATATGACGGTGCTTTCGACGACGAACATCGACCGGATGGAGGTGTTCCGGAAGCTCTCGAAGGAAGAAGAATACGGAGAGCTGACAGTCGAGATGCGCCGCATCGTCCAGCTCGTCGATACGTGGAATCAGAGCCTCGACGACGCGCTCCGGCGACGGGCAAAAGAGGTCCCCAGCGACTCGCTGACTGATCTGTTCGACCGGCTGGCATACACCCTCGGAGCCGGCCAGGAAATGTCCGATTTCCTCTTCGAGGAACAGGGCGTGATGATAGAAAACTACAAGACCATCTACCAGCAGTCGCTGGAGAACCTCGACGTGATGAAGGACCTCTATCTGTCGATGGTGCTCTCGATGACGTTTGCGCTGGTTTTTGCCGTCGTCCTGCCGATTCTGACGGCAACGAACCCGACGTGGACGGTCGCAGCCGTCATCGCGATGTTCGTCTTCGTACAGGTCGGGTTCTTCCTCGTTATCCGTGCGCTCGTCCCGCACGACCCGCTGTGGTACATTGAGGAAGGCTACCGGACTCGCTCGAAACAGAAGCTCGTCGGCAGCTCAGTCCTAGCCGTCGTACTCTTTTTGCTCATCGTGCTCGTGATGACGGCCAGTTCGTTCGGCGTGGCACCGTTCGATTCGCTCGTGCCCATGGCCTCGATACCCACGCCGTTGTACCTCGCGATACCGACGCTGCCGTTTCTGATACCCGCCATCGTCTTCCGCCGACAGGAGAAAGCGATTATCGAGCGCGACGAGGAGTTCCCGAGTTTCATTCGGGCACTCGGGGCCAGCGAGAGCGCAAAGCAGTCGACGACCTCGACGGTGCTGAAGACGCTCCGAAAGAAGGACTTCGGCGCGTTGACGCCGAACGTCGACGACCTCTATCGGCGGCTGAACATGCGGATCAACACCGAGCGGGCGTGGCGATACTTCGCCGAGGACACTAACTCCTATATTATCCAGAAATTCAGCGAGATGTACCTCATCGGCCGCTCGATGGGTGGGAACCCGAAGATGCTCGGCGAGCTGATAAGCGAGAACATGAACGAGCTCTGCCAGCTCCGCGAACAGCGGCGGCAAGTAACTGTGACGCTCATCGGACTACTGTACGGTATCTCGGCGGCGTCCGCCTTCGCCTTCTTTACTGGGCTTGAAATCGCCATCATTATGGCCGGCTTCGACCTCGAGATGGGGACCGCCCAGTTCGACTTCGGCCAGTTGCTCCACACCGAGATGTACAACGTGCCGCTGCTCCGCTACCTGCTGTTGCTCGTTATTCTGTTCAATGCCGTTATGTCAGCACTGACGATACGGGTTGCTGACGGGGGCCACTACGGCAACGCCTTCCTACACTTCGTCGCGCTCGTGTGGGTTGGCTGTATGACCGCTTTCGCAACCGAATCGCTGATTAGCATGCTACTGGACATAGACCTATGA
- a CDS encoding CheF family chemotaxis protein, whose product MKEEAVADFVGRFARNPEGGVQGEPQSCRAVMSKKRLVVAGDGDERITVPLSRVVDVVVGNVPPNLRDLFDATVTVGYKTDEGTVETVLIEGDDSTMSKFQTVLFKCLLNGTKALVKHPAQLGGRVTDSPVRKAKISIESKQVRFKTSGDNFTIDITNVIDFERTERAPDGESRPTLVVKHADDGQVATSLVSPASSRKLNLLGRYFRIEYSELLNEVGQIDLSESEKRVLVTIYATGGDIDFKNVLDGSAAQATNVVNSLREKGLIEEEPTGLSLTSHGQVVVSQRLEDVNI is encoded by the coding sequence ATGAAAGAAGAGGCCGTTGCTGACTTCGTCGGCCGGTTCGCCCGCAACCCCGAAGGCGGGGTACAGGGCGAGCCGCAGTCTTGCCGGGCGGTGATGAGCAAAAAACGGCTCGTCGTCGCCGGCGACGGCGACGAACGGATTACCGTGCCGTTGTCTCGAGTCGTCGATGTCGTCGTCGGGAACGTTCCGCCGAACCTCCGTGACCTCTTCGATGCAACGGTGACGGTTGGATACAAGACCGACGAGGGAACTGTCGAAACAGTTCTCATCGAGGGCGACGACAGCACGATGTCGAAGTTCCAGACGGTGCTTTTCAAGTGTCTACTCAACGGCACGAAGGCGCTGGTCAAACATCCGGCTCAACTCGGTGGCCGAGTGACCGACTCCCCCGTCAGAAAGGCAAAAATCTCCATCGAGTCCAAGCAGGTCCGGTTCAAGACATCCGGGGACAACTTCACTATCGATATCACCAACGTCATCGACTTCGAACGGACCGAACGGGCACCCGATGGCGAAAGCCGACCGACACTTGTCGTCAAACACGCCGACGACGGACAGGTTGCGACATCGCTCGTGTCGCCGGCCTCCTCTCGGAAGCTCAATCTGCTCGGGCGCTACTTCCGTATCGAGTACAGCGAGCTGCTCAACGAAGTGGGGCAGATAGACCTCAGCGAGTCCGAAAAGCGTGTCCTCGTTACTATCTATGCGACCGGCGGCGACATTGACTTCAAGAACGTCCTCGACGGCAGCGCCGCACAGGCGACAAACGTCGTCAACTCGCTGCGCGAGAAGGGGCTCATCGAGGAAGAACCGACCGGGCTCTCGCTTACCTCACACGGACAGGTCGTTGTCAGCCAGCGGCTCGAAGATGTCAACATCTGA
- a CDS encoding CheF family chemotaxis protein has protein sequence MSKSERKLLDTTGRFTQVVRDGTKLNDISWTDGRILLSNRRLVLAGTDGKQTIKLTNVDKIEGRYDVNRTIAQVTDYVSIRVGTDVFLVSTKESESFERTLHKTILDGEIVLIKHPAIEGGVVQDVSWRKARIKVDEDAVNLAVEDGSFVQIEIDDVGTVERNERQVKSKERPVLEAEHTEDETSVETYLSGNRKHCSVVESVLKRGAEQNASSIDLSKDEEEVLMALYSGVSPFEVPEFLDMDPDAVEEIYERLIDLDVLQEVRIRREVALKPRGRNIASESMNSQ, from the coding sequence ATGAGCAAATCGGAGCGCAAACTACTGGACACGACGGGCCGGTTTACACAGGTCGTCCGTGACGGCACGAAACTCAACGACATCTCGTGGACTGACGGGCGCATCCTGCTTTCCAATCGGCGGCTCGTCCTCGCGGGCACCGACGGTAAACAGACTATCAAGCTCACGAACGTCGACAAAATCGAGGGCCGGTACGACGTCAACCGGACCATAGCGCAGGTTACCGACTACGTGAGTATCCGCGTTGGGACGGACGTCTTCCTCGTCTCGACGAAGGAGTCGGAGAGCTTCGAGCGGACGCTCCACAAGACCATTCTGGACGGCGAAATCGTCCTCATCAAACACCCAGCCATCGAGGGCGGCGTGGTGCAGGACGTCAGCTGGCGGAAGGCCCGCATCAAAGTCGACGAGGACGCAGTCAACCTCGCCGTCGAGGACGGCTCGTTCGTCCAGATAGAAATCGACGACGTGGGGACCGTCGAGCGGAACGAGCGGCAGGTCAAATCGAAGGAACGGCCCGTTTTGGAGGCCGAGCACACGGAAGATGAAACGAGCGTCGAAACGTACCTTTCGGGGAATCGAAAACACTGCTCGGTCGTCGAGTCGGTGCTGAAGCGCGGTGCCGAACAGAACGCGTCCTCCATCGACCTCAGCAAGGACGAGGAAGAGGTTCTGATGGCGCTGTACTCCGGAGTCTCGCCGTTCGAGGTACCGGAGTTTCTCGACATGGACCCCGATGCTGTCGAAGAAATCTACGAGCGGCTCATTGACCTCGATGTCCTCCAAGAGGTCCGTATTCGTCGCGAGGTTGCGCTGAAGCCCCGTGGTCGGAACATCGCCAGCGAATCGATGAACAGCCAGTAG
- a CDS encoding HEAT repeat domain-containing protein: protein MSLYQLERERDLEDLVEVLQHSDNPSIRKRAAEVIGDILDTGDVEESDLVLESDETDDLGLEALEAEADRETVIDVLVRAVKDDENEGVRAAAVDALDKHSQEALERVVAELSGKDLDAAADWVAAKTFADVLEADQPELRMAAATGLGRVGDPSVTASLVDRLSDEDPRVRARSAVACGRIEDPRAVGPLEELITSDSNIDVRQAVARALGDIGTEGALSVLLDAAGDPSGSVRRVVADSLGQFGSVEPVDTLVGFLDDEHEMVRRTAMFSLVEILSNAPPQQSHEVRQAAADRLESATADEVIPPLTEILTESSGSPQRRNAAWLLGRVVGHQHREMAREALIEALGDDDGMTAQFAATSLTQLDDPGLERELLELARDETGDEDARSKALFVLGKVGGDRARDELGEFVDRTESDELREQAFSALSKLGGIGAGGI, encoded by the coding sequence ATGTCGCTGTATCAGCTCGAACGGGAACGCGACCTCGAGGACCTCGTCGAAGTGCTCCAGCACAGCGACAACCCCTCGATTCGCAAGCGAGCCGCCGAGGTCATCGGTGATATCCTCGATACCGGCGATGTCGAGGAGTCAGACCTCGTACTCGAATCCGACGAGACCGACGACCTCGGTCTCGAAGCACTCGAAGCCGAAGCCGACCGCGAGACGGTTATCGACGTACTGGTTCGGGCTGTCAAGGACGACGAAAACGAAGGCGTCCGCGCGGCCGCCGTCGACGCGCTTGACAAGCACAGCCAAGAGGCCCTCGAACGGGTTGTTGCTGAGCTCTCCGGTAAGGACCTCGATGCGGCCGCCGACTGGGTCGCCGCAAAGACCTTTGCGGACGTGCTTGAGGCCGACCAGCCGGAGCTACGGATGGCAGCGGCGACCGGACTCGGCCGCGTCGGCGACCCGAGCGTGACGGCGTCGCTTGTCGACCGGCTCAGCGACGAGGACCCCCGCGTCCGGGCACGGTCGGCTGTCGCCTGCGGTCGTATCGAAGACCCGCGGGCCGTCGGTCCCCTCGAAGAGTTGATAACGAGCGACTCGAACATCGATGTCCGACAAGCAGTCGCCAGAGCGCTCGGGGACATCGGCACAGAGGGGGCACTATCGGTGCTGCTCGATGCGGCCGGAGACCCCAGCGGCTCCGTCAGGCGCGTCGTCGCCGACTCGCTTGGCCAGTTCGGCAGCGTCGAACCGGTCGATACGCTCGTCGGGTTCCTCGATGACGAACACGAGATGGTCCGCCGGACGGCGATGTTCTCGCTCGTGGAAATCCTCTCGAACGCCCCACCGCAGCAGAGCCACGAGGTCAGACAGGCCGCCGCCGACCGGCTCGAATCAGCGACGGCCGACGAAGTCATCCCGCCGCTGACAGAGATTCTGACCGAAAGCTCCGGGTCACCGCAGCGCCGCAACGCGGCGTGGCTACTTGGACGCGTCGTCGGCCACCAACACCGGGAGATGGCCCGTGAGGCGCTCATCGAGGCCCTCGGCGACGACGACGGGATGACAGCCCAGTTTGCTGCGACCAGTCTCACACAGCTTGATGACCCGGGACTAGAGCGAGAGCTGCTGGAGCTCGCCCGCGACGAGACTGGAGACGAGGACGCGCGCTCGAAGGCGCTTTTCGTTCTCGGAAAGGTGGGCGGCGACCGGGCTCGTGATGAACTCGGTGAGTTCGTCGACCGGACCGAGAGTGACGAACTCCGCGAACAGGCCTTCTCGGCGCTGTCGAAACTTGGAGGCATCGGCGCAGGTGGTATCTAA
- a CDS encoding CheR family methyltransferase has translation MKGTDTDTGFEAVVRYVADNMAFEPDSYNESYLDRRISARMRRTDCDDYEGYLDILADSEDEQEALLDALSINVTSFFRNPPVWERLRDVLAMLTEEHRTVNCWSAPCADGREPYSIAMLARDDPNIRERAVEITATDIDAEALAEAREGVYESTRTTDIGSQLEPLSDPEAHVEITDDGTSFAVKDDVKRMVTFEKHDLISGRPKSGHDLVLCRNLLIYIDKSYKEPIFETLTDALREGGFLTIGKSETLPRSFRDAYDPYDRGKHIYRRK, from the coding sequence ATGAAAGGCACGGACACGGACACCGGGTTCGAGGCGGTCGTGAGATACGTCGCTGACAATATGGCCTTCGAGCCTGACTCCTACAACGAGTCGTATCTCGACCGCCGAATCTCTGCCAGAATGCGCCGGACCGACTGTGACGACTACGAGGGCTACCTCGACATCCTCGCAGACAGCGAGGACGAACAGGAGGCACTGCTCGATGCACTGAGCATCAACGTCACGAGCTTCTTCCGCAACCCGCCGGTCTGGGAGCGGCTCCGGGACGTACTCGCGATGCTGACCGAGGAACACCGAACGGTCAACTGCTGGAGTGCTCCCTGCGCAGACGGCCGGGAACCGTACTCGATAGCGATGTTGGCTCGCGATGACCCCAACATCAGGGAGCGTGCCGTCGAAATTACGGCGACGGACATCGACGCCGAAGCGCTGGCTGAGGCACGAGAGGGCGTCTACGAGTCGACGCGAACGACCGATATCGGCAGCCAACTGGAACCGCTATCCGACCCCGAAGCCCACGTCGAGATTACCGACGACGGGACCTCGTTTGCGGTCAAAGACGACGTAAAGCGGATGGTCACCTTCGAGAAACACGACCTTATCAGCGGCCGCCCCAAGAGCGGCCACGACCTCGTCCTCTGCCGCAACCTCCTGATTTACATCGACAAGTCGTACAAGGAACCGATATTCGAGACGCTCACCGACGCACTGCGTGAAGGCGGGTTTTTAACTATCGGCAAGTCCGAGACACTACCACGGTCGTTCCGCGACGCTTACGACCCCTACGACCGGGGGAAACACATCTACCGGAGGAAATAA
- a CDS encoding chemotaxis protein CheA — protein MNEDHMHAFVSECRESITDLNNALLALEDDPTDNEAIESVFRTAHTLKGNFGAMGFSNASELAHVLEDLLDEIRDGEIDVTPEIMDAAFDGVDRIETIVDEIEADGDSQTNPNETIERLRAAIEEGMGEAAAAPQDGSDEATADEADEDGEDTESADESDDVTFAHADEEPEFEDADSIAYARVELDPDGMLGVDSMLALEPLADGFERLETAPSRDEIEEGDYDGTFDAFVADVSTDDIESTLADIGAVEDFETAAIAGADGAEGADAAEATEESVDEAAEAPADESAAENGAAEADAADDEPTEDIEQPDEAVADDTESDEEPAAEDDTEADADQSSDDSSSGSSGSSSSTSSGGSDISSVRVDVDRLDELHGLVEQLVTGRITIRRAIENEDLETAQTSLNDFDKVTSRLQNTVMDMRLIPLRRVVSNLPRVVRDVARSQGKEISFEMHGQDIELDRSILTEIEDPLIHILRNAVDHGVEAPDKREEAGKPREGKVELRASRQRDHVTIIVEDDGGGIDPDIMRNKAVNEGILTESEAEELSDSDAYDLIFHPGFSTADEVTDVSGRGVGMDVVNSTVEQLDGSVNVESELGEGTKVELRLPVSVAIVNVLFVNVGEQVYGIPIKNIDELTRASDTETVNGEPVVRHDDEVYPVIDLDSALEIDPDAAAVDGESAVAADGGELGDMARRSDEEGMLVRIRESVRPVALRCDSFSDQEEVVVKPLEGSLSGIPGLSGTAILGDGNIVPILDVVSLEE, from the coding sequence ATGAACGAAGACCACATGCATGCGTTCGTCTCCGAGTGTAGAGAGAGCATAACCGACCTCAACAATGCGCTGCTCGCGCTTGAGGACGATCCGACAGACAACGAGGCTATCGAATCAGTGTTCCGGACCGCCCACACGCTGAAGGGGAACTTCGGCGCGATGGGCTTTTCGAACGCTAGCGAACTCGCCCACGTACTCGAAGACCTCCTCGACGAGATACGGGACGGGGAAATCGACGTAACGCCCGAAATTATGGACGCCGCCTTCGATGGCGTCGACCGGATAGAAACCATCGTCGACGAAATCGAGGCCGACGGTGACTCACAGACCAACCCCAACGAGACCATCGAGCGGCTTCGGGCCGCAATCGAAGAGGGGATGGGCGAAGCAGCCGCAGCGCCACAGGACGGCTCGGACGAAGCCACAGCCGACGAGGCGGACGAAGACGGCGAAGACACCGAGAGCGCGGACGAAAGCGACGACGTGACCTTCGCCCACGCCGACGAGGAGCCGGAGTTCGAGGACGCCGACTCGATTGCCTACGCCCGCGTCGAACTTGACCCGGACGGCATGCTCGGTGTCGATTCGATGCTCGCGTTGGAACCGCTCGCCGACGGGTTCGAGCGGCTTGAAACCGCGCCGAGCCGGGACGAAATCGAGGAGGGCGACTACGATGGGACCTTCGACGCCTTCGTCGCCGACGTATCGACCGACGACATCGAGTCGACGCTGGCAGACATCGGGGCCGTCGAAGACTTCGAGACGGCAGCCATCGCCGGCGCTGATGGGGCTGAAGGAGCCGATGCCGCCGAGGCGACCGAAGAAAGCGTCGACGAGGCGGCTGAGGCCCCGGCTGACGAGTCGGCGGCCGAGAACGGGGCTGCTGAAGCGGACGCAGCCGACGACGAGCCGACAGAAGACATAGAGCAGCCGGACGAAGCGGTAGCCGACGACACCGAAAGCGACGAGGAGCCAGCAGCTGAAGACGACACCGAAGCCGATGCGGACCAAAGCAGCGACGACAGCAGCTCCGGTTCCAGTGGGAGTTCGTCGTCGACGAGCTCCGGCGGGAGCGACATCTCCTCGGTGCGGGTCGATGTCGACCGGCTGGACGAGCTCCACGGGCTCGTCGAACAGCTCGTGACCGGCCGCATCACCATCCGTCGGGCCATCGAAAACGAGGACCTGGAGACGGCACAAACCAGTCTCAACGACTTCGACAAGGTCACCTCGAGGCTCCAAAACACCGTCATGGATATGCGGCTCATCCCGCTTCGGCGAGTCGTCAGCAACCTGCCGCGGGTCGTCCGTGACGTCGCCCGGAGTCAGGGCAAGGAGATTTCCTTCGAGATGCACGGCCAAGACATCGAGCTAGACCGCTCGATTCTGACTGAAATCGAAGACCCACTCATCCATATCCTCAGAAACGCTGTCGACCACGGTGTCGAGGCCCCCGACAAGCGAGAGGAAGCAGGTAAACCGCGCGAGGGGAAAGTCGAGCTCCGTGCGTCCAGACAGCGCGACCACGTGACCATCATCGTCGAGGACGACGGCGGCGGCATCGACCCGGACATCATGCGGAACAAGGCTGTCAATGAGGGCATTCTCACGGAATCCGAGGCCGAGGAGCTCTCCGACAGTGACGCCTACGACCTCATCTTCCATCCGGGCTTTTCGACGGCGGACGAAGTGACAGACGTCAGTGGCCGCGGTGTCGGAATGGACGTTGTCAACAGCACTGTCGAGCAACTTGATGGCAGCGTCAACGTCGAAAGCGAGCTCGGCGAAGGGACGAAAGTCGAACTCCGGCTGCCGGTCTCTGTCGCCATCGTCAACGTCCTCTTCGTTAACGTGGGCGAGCAGGTCTACGGCATCCCCATCAAGAACATCGACGAGCTGACACGGGCCTCCGACACCGAGACGGTCAACGGCGAGCCGGTCGTCAGACACGACGACGAAGTGTACCCGGTTATCGACCTCGATTCGGCGTTGGAAATCGACCCCGACGCCGCCGCGGTCGACGGCGAATCCGCTGTCGCTGCCGACGGCGGCGAGCTGGGTGACATGGCTCGCCGGAGCGACGAAGAGGGAATGCTGGTCCGAATCAGAGAATCCGTCCGTCCGGTCGCACTACGGTGTGATTCCTTTAGCGACCAGGAGGAAGTCGTCGTCAAGCCGCTGGAAGGGTCGCTGAGCGGTATCCCCGGTCTCAGCGGGACTGCCATTCTCGGCGACGGAAACATCGTCCCAATTCTCGACGTGGTGAGTCTGGAGGAATGA
- the cheB gene encoding chemotaxis-specific protein-glutamate methyltransferase CheB, producing MSNNGIAAVVVDDSQFMRTVISDMLDDAGITVVATASNGESGVEAVRTHEPDVVTMDLKMPGMDGIEATGRIMDECPTPVLVLSAHADDGAELTFEAMDEGAVDFFKKPSGEVSVGIKQQQDELVEKVRSVAGADVSATEAAAERTTSTATSTTTSRSASEYVDKPTLVIGSSTGGPTVVEQLLSELPLDADLRILVVQHMPDGFTGRFAKRLDGASEYSVSEATGGERIGGGEALVAQGGYHLEVSGYGGGRLRVTLTEDEPVNNVRPAVDVTLQTAAEQVDGPLTAAILTGMGADGADGVESVSAAGGSVVAQDEETSAVFGMPQRAIETGVVDDVRPRNELADGVLDTIMRE from the coding sequence ATGAGCAACAACGGGATTGCAGCCGTCGTCGTCGATGACTCGCAGTTCATGCGGACCGTCATCAGCGATATGCTTGACGACGCCGGCATCACTGTCGTCGCGACAGCCTCCAACGGCGAAAGCGGTGTCGAAGCGGTCCGAACCCACGAGCCGGACGTGGTGACGATGGACCTGAAGATGCCGGGGATGGATGGCATCGAGGCGACCGGCCGGATAATGGACGAGTGTCCGACACCGGTGCTTGTCCTTTCGGCACACGCCGACGACGGTGCGGAGCTAACCTTCGAGGCGATGGATGAAGGTGCCGTCGATTTCTTCAAAAAGCCCAGCGGCGAAGTCTCGGTCGGCATTAAACAACAGCAGGATGAACTTGTCGAAAAAGTTCGCTCCGTCGCTGGTGCCGACGTTTCGGCGACTGAGGCTGCTGCGGAACGGACGACATCGACGGCCACATCGACCACTACGAGCCGGTCGGCGTCGGAGTACGTCGACAAGCCGACGCTCGTTATCGGCTCGTCGACCGGTGGACCGACGGTCGTCGAACAGCTGCTCAGCGAGCTGCCGCTGGATGCCGACCTGCGAATACTGGTCGTCCAGCACATGCCGGACGGGTTTACCGGTCGGTTCGCAAAGCGGCTGGACGGAGCCAGCGAATACAGCGTCAGCGAGGCGACTGGCGGCGAGCGTATCGGCGGCGGCGAGGCCCTCGTCGCACAGGGTGGCTACCACCTCGAAGTGTCAGGCTACGGCGGCGGCCGGCTCCGGGTGACACTCACCGAAGACGAGCCGGTCAACAACGTCCGACCGGCCGTCGACGTGACGCTGCAGACGGCCGCCGAGCAGGTCGACGGCCCGCTAACGGCAGCTATTCTGACGGGGATGGGAGCAGACGGTGCCGACGGTGTCGAATCCGTCAGCGCCGCCGGCGGCAGCGTCGTCGCACAGGACGAGGAAACATCAGCGGTGTTCGGTATGCCACAGCGAGCCATCGAGACGGGCGTCGTCGACGACGTCCGCCCGCGAAACGAACTCGCTGACGGCGTGCTCGACACCATCATGAGGGAGTGA